The sequence below is a genomic window from Dyadobacter chenwenxiniae.
CATTATCGATAAAAACAACAAAGTAATCTCGAATCCCGGCGGCACAAAGCCCGTTTACCAAAATGGCGAATTGCAGTTAATGTTGCAGGAAAAGCCCATTTTCATGCATTGCCACGATGTGTGCGTTGATAATGATGAGAACATTTATGTTTGCCAGTGGAACGCCAAGAAAACATATCCTGTAAAGCTGGAAAGAGTTTAAGATAGCACAATCCAAGCTGGTTTGCTTTCCTAGCGGATCAGCTTGATTGTAATCCCATTGATCACCATTGTTCCCACGGTCAGAATCCCGTAAGCTGCGCCAATGGACATTTGCGGCACGAGCATCGCCACGCCGACCAGAAAAGCGACAAATCCGTAACCTGCCAGAAGCAATCCGTAAAGAATCCGCACAGCCGCATCAGACCCTTGCTGAGAATGCGTAAAAACCGCCAAAGTTGATGTCATAATCGGAAAAGGAGTCAATATGCCGCTCCAGGTCGGGCCGAGATAATCTGCGGCTTGCGTGAGTAGCACCACAAAAAACGTCGCGACGAGCATGCGTAACGGAATGTCGTACACTGGCTGCTTCCTCGCTTCCCCTTTCCCTTTTGGTTTTGGGAAAAAGTATAAAACGGCCGTTAACACGACCAGATTCAATATCACGGCCGAAACCAGCGAAATCGTGCTGCCCAAAGACAAAACGGCAACGATAAAAAAGACCACATAACTGATCAAAACGGTTGGTAACCATGAAAGCCTGGAAGAAACGACAGAATATACCAATGCAAAAAGTATGGTGCCGACCGAACCCAGCAGTGCGGAAGTGATCGTGGAAGCTGCAAACAAGGGCCCGTGTTCCAATGCGATAAAAAACGAGATTGGCCCGGCCACCCAGGGAAATCCGCCGATCCAGCCACCCAGCCCTTCTCCCCATTTTCTGACAGCCAGTGTAACGCCTGCTATAAGCGGAGGCATCAGGAGAATTTTGGCAAGAAGCAGATCGGACAAAGCAGTGAGGCGTAAAATGTGATTGCAAATTTACATTTCAGCCATTAAATCACTGTTAAAATCGCAAAATTGTTGTTGCTTTTAGTTGCAACACAGTTGCAGATAGTATATTTTTGCAACATTGTAACACGTTAATGTTACTTAAACTACTATTATAGGCCATATCGTGCTGGCAATGAACCGGATTGTTTTCGTTTTTCTCCTTTTAATTGCTGCTTTGACTGCACACGCCCAAACTTCGGAATGCGCTTGTTTTGTGAAGGGAGTTGTAAAGGATCAGCATACCGGACAACCCATTATAGGCGCGACTGTACTGATTGTAGGACAAAATAGCGGTGTTTTTACGGATGAATACGGCCGTTATGAATTGCGCAACCTTTGCCCAGGGGCCTATACACTGGAATGTAGGATCATTGGTTATAATCCTTTTCGAGAAAAGCTGGACTTGACGGCTGGCCACGAGGAAAACTTTAACCTGCTGGAACAGGAAGTGCATTTAAAAGATGTGGAAATTACCGCGCACCGGACCGATGCGCCAAGTTCACAGCCACTCTCAACCATTAGCGGCAGCGATCTGGATAGAACCCGCGGACAGAACCTGGCAGAAAGTTTAAAGGGGTTCACGGGGGTAACTTCGCTGCAAACCGGCTCGTCGATCTCAAAACCGGTCATTCACGGCCTGCACAGCAACAGAATTCTCATAATGAACAATGGTGTACGGCAGGAAGGCCAGCAATGGGGTTCCGAGCATGCACCGGAAATTGATCCTTTTATCGCCACCAGGTTGTCGGTCGTGAAAGGTGCTGCTGGCGTTCGTTATGGTTCAGATGCCATCGGGGGCGTTATTCTTGTTGAGCCCGAAGAGCTTCCATTTGATAAGTCATTGAGTGGCGAGGTGAATGCCGTTGGTTTTACGAATGGCAGGCAAGGCGTTTTGTCGGGTACATTGCAGGGCGGCATCAAGGGTTTCAAAGGTTTTGGATGGAGGGCGCAGGGAACCATGAAAAGAGGCGGGAACATCAGGACGCCTGACTATTTTCTGGACAACACAGGCATAAGCGAGAAAAACTTTTCACTTGCAGCGGGTTATCGGAATAAAGGATTGGGAATCGATGTTTTTTATAGCCGTTTTGATACTAAAATCGGCATATTTTCGGGTTCACACATCGGCAGTGTGACTGATCTGCTGAGCGTGATCGAGAATGGTGAGCCTTTCGTTAAATCCGGTTTTAGCTACAACATTGCCCGCCCTAACCAAAACGTAAGCCACGAGCTTATTAAAGCAGAAACACATTATCATTTCCAAAATGGCAACCGCTTTCAATGGACTATTGCGCGGCAATTGAATGACCGGAACGAATTTGACTTACATCGGCCCAGAAACGATTCCATAGCGGCCCTGAATCATCCCGAACTGACTTTTAAGCTCACTACATTGACCAATGATGTGATTTGGGACCATAAGCCGATCGCCGGAAAACTGGCAGGACAGCTTGGGATCAGCACTTTGTACCAATATAATTTGATGGACGGACGGCCGCTGATCCCGAACTTCAACCAGTTTAACATGGGGCTTTTCTGGATGGAGCGTTATGTCAAAAGTGGCTGGGAGCTGGAAGCAGGCATGCGCTACGACTATCGGACATTGACCTCGTTCAGGATTGTGAACCGGGAAAAAGTGTCTCAGGACTTCAAATTTTCCAACTTTTCAGGAACATTGGGTGCGACCAGAAATTTCTCAGAAAAATTTTCAGCAAGACTCAATTTCGGAACGGCCTGGCGCGCGCCTAATGTGAGCGAATTATTCAGCGATGGCGTGCATCACGGCGCGGCTGCTTTTGAAAAAGGTGACGCAACATTACAGCCCGAAAAGGCGCTGAATACCATTGCCAGCCTGAAATATGCCAGCCCGAAGTTTACAGCTGAGCTGGGCGGTTACTATAATATTATTTCAGATTTTATTTATTTAAAACCACAACCCGAACCCATCCTGACCGTCAGGGGAGCATTTCCGTATTTCAAATACACCCAGACGGATGCAACATTCAAAGGAATTGATCTTTCGGCAAGCTGGGAATTTGCCAGATACACGACTGTAACCAGCAAGCTGAGTTATCTCCGCGTGTATGACACCAGGAATGATAATTATCTGGTCATGATCCCTTCCAACCGGATCGACAATCAGATCAAATACGAATTACCAGAGGATGCAAAGTGGCATAAGGCTTATTTTTCTATCGGAAATCTGTTTGTAGCGCAGCAAAAGCGCGTGCCGCCAGCGAGTGATTTTCTGGCTCCTCCCAGTGCCTATTCGTTATGGAATGTGCAAACGGGAACAACATTCGATCTCTCCGAAAAACAGCAGCTGGAAATAGGCATTTCCGTGCAAAATCTTTTCAATGTTTCCTACCGCGACTACTTGAACCGGTTCCGTTATTACGCCGATGATATGGGTCGCAACGTTTCCTTGCGCCTTAAATGGAAGTTTGGTGCTTAAAATGAATTTTTACTCAATTACATAAATACACCTGAATATGAAAATGACCCGCAAGATTTCCTGGACATTACTTTTGGCTGCGGCAGTGTCTTTCACGCAATGTAAAGACGCCGGTGACGATGTTCAGATCGATGACGAAAACGAACTGATTACCTCGGTAACGTTGAAATTTACTGAGGAGGGAACAAATAACACGACTTCATTTTCTTACAAAGATGCGGACGGAGATGGTGGAAATGCGCCTGCAAGGTTTGATACCATTGCATTAAAACCCAACAAAACGTACACATTGGCCATCGAGCTGTTGGACGAAAGCAAAACACCGGCAAGCAATATTACAGACGAAGTTGCGGAAGAATCGGATGAACATTTATTTGTGTACACCCCTGCTCCATCCACTTTGCTGACTTACACGTATGGTGATAAAGATGCGAATAATTACGTGATCGGATTAACCGGGAAAGCCGTGACTACGGTGGCGGGAACAGGAACATTGAAAGTTCGGCTGCGCCATCAGCCTGGTACAAAAAACGGCACGCCAAGTCCTGGCAGTGATGACGTAAA
It includes:
- a CDS encoding TonB-dependent receptor; translation: MNRIVFVFLLLIAALTAHAQTSECACFVKGVVKDQHTGQPIIGATVLIVGQNSGVFTDEYGRYELRNLCPGAYTLECRIIGYNPFREKLDLTAGHEENFNLLEQEVHLKDVEITAHRTDAPSSQPLSTISGSDLDRTRGQNLAESLKGFTGVTSLQTGSSISKPVIHGLHSNRILIMNNGVRQEGQQWGSEHAPEIDPFIATRLSVVKGAAGVRYGSDAIGGVILVEPEELPFDKSLSGEVNAVGFTNGRQGVLSGTLQGGIKGFKGFGWRAQGTMKRGGNIRTPDYFLDNTGISEKNFSLAAGYRNKGLGIDVFYSRFDTKIGIFSGSHIGSVTDLLSVIENGEPFVKSGFSYNIARPNQNVSHELIKAETHYHFQNGNRFQWTIARQLNDRNEFDLHRPRNDSIAALNHPELTFKLTTLTNDVIWDHKPIAGKLAGQLGISTLYQYNLMDGRPLIPNFNQFNMGLFWMERYVKSGWELEAGMRYDYRTLTSFRIVNREKVSQDFKFSNFSGTLGATRNFSEKFSARLNFGTAWRAPNVSELFSDGVHHGAAAFEKGDATLQPEKALNTIASLKYASPKFTAELGGYYNIISDFIYLKPQPEPILTVRGAFPYFKYTQTDATFKGIDLSASWEFARYTTVTSKLSYLRVYDTRNDNYLVMIPSNRIDNQIKYELPEDAKWHKAYFSIGNLFVAQQKRVPPASDFLAPPSAYSLWNVQTGTTFDLSEKQQLEIGISVQNLFNVSYRDYLNRFRYYADDMGRNVSLRLKWKFGA